A region of Esox lucius isolate fEsoLuc1 chromosome 3, fEsoLuc1.pri, whole genome shotgun sequence DNA encodes the following proteins:
- the LOC109615191 gene encoding uncharacterized protein LOC109615191, producing the protein MEQQNLQCEPIAEDCINPDVDPILESSLNKVWTLYHLAQEKDSANTEHAGPGDVLLERRTSHHSDDSSQLCGQTQEESGKKTKSQKYDTPVPHQMKFPNYLLVECSPQTSDYSQESKEANQDSCTGLLSISMPIDSFCGVELSCGPQFLEVTSNEGGVVYSPALQTINPSKPCEDEDAKMTETHQTTSPSKMKWSLKISLKAQTEGGEAPHGK; encoded by the exons ATGGAGCAACAGAACCTCCAGTGTGAGCCCATTGCTGAAGATTGCATAAACCCGGATGTGGACCCTATTCTGGAAAGCTCTCTCAACAAAGTCTGGACACTGTATCATCTTGCTCAAGAGAAAGACAGTGCCAACACTGAGCACGCAGGACCAGGGGATGTCTTGTTGGAAAGGAGGACCTCCCACCATTCAGATGACTCAAGTCAACTATGTGGACAGACACAGGAAGAGTCAGGCAAGAAAACCAAGTCTCAAAAATATGACACGCCTGTTCCTCACCAAATGAAATTTCCCAACTATCTACTTGTGGAATGTTCACCCCAGACCTCAGATTATTCTCAAGAGAGCAAGGAAGCTAATCAAGACAGTTGTACTGGTCTCTTGTCCATCTCAATGCCGATTGACAGTTTCTGCGGGGTGGAGTTGAGCTGTGGACCGCAGTTTCTGGAGGTCACAAGCAACGAGGGGGGAGTGGTCTATTCCCCTGCATTACAGACAATCAACCCATCCAAACCTTGTGAAGATGAAGATGCGAAAATGACAGAAACACACCAGACAACTTCACCATCAAAAATGAAATGGTCTTTAAAAATCAGCCTAAAGG CACAGACGGAGGGGGGTGAAGCTCCCCACGGAAAGTGa